The following proteins come from a genomic window of Varunaivibrio sulfuroxidans:
- the rpsL gene encoding 30S ribosomal protein S12: MPTINQLIRKPRKAPVVRNKVPALEACPQKRGVCTRVYTTTPKKPNSALRKVARVRLTNGFEVTSYIPGEGHNLQEHSVVMIRGGRVKDLPGVRYHIIRGTLDTQGVSSRRQRRSKYGAKRPK, encoded by the coding sequence ATGCCGACTATTAACCAGTTGATCCGTAAGCCGCGCAAGGCTCCCGTCGTGCGCAATAAAGTTCCGGCGCTTGAGGCGTGTCCTCAGAAGCGCGGTGTCTGCACGCGCGTGTATACGACGACGCCGAAAAAGCCGAACTCGGCGCTTCGCAAGGTTGCGCGTGTCCGTTTGACCAACGGGTTTGAAGTTACCAGCTATATTCCGGGCGAGGGTCATAACCTCCAAGAGCACTCGGTTGTCATGATCCGTGGCGGTCGCGTCAAGGATCTTCCCGGTGTGCGTTACCATATCATCCGCGGCACCTTGGATACCCAAGGGGTGTCCAGTCGTCGTCAGCGCCGTTCCAAATACGGCGCCAAGCGTCCTAAGTAA
- the rpsG gene encoding 30S ribosomal protein S7, which translates to MSRRHAAEKREILPDAKYGDLVVTKFMNSLMLDGKKSVAERIVYGAFDVMEQKLGSDPLKLFHEAIDNVKPSVEVRSRRVGGATYQVPVEVRNDRRQALAIRWIVDMARKRSEHTMVGRLSGELSDAANNRGAAVKKREDTHKMADANKAFSHYRW; encoded by the coding sequence ATGTCTCGTCGTCACGCCGCCGAAAAGCGCGAAATTCTTCCCGACGCCAAGTATGGCGATCTGGTGGTCACCAAATTCATGAACTCCCTGATGCTCGACGGCAAAAAGTCCGTCGCCGAGCGTATCGTGTACGGGGCCTTCGACGTCATGGAACAGAAGCTGGGCAGCGACCCGCTGAAGCTTTTTCATGAAGCGATCGATAACGTGAAGCCCTCCGTCGAGGTGCGCTCGCGGCGCGTCGGTGGGGCGACCTATCAGGTCCCCGTCGAGGTACGTAACGATCGCCGTCAGGCGTTGGCGATTCGCTGGATCGTCGATATGGCGCGCAAGCGTTCCGAGCATACCATGGTGGGTCGGTTGTCGGGCGAATTGTCCGACGCCGCGAACAATCGTGGGGCCGCGGTGAAGAAGCGCGAAGATACGCATAAAATGGCGGACGCGAACAAAGCGTTTTCGCATTATCGTTGGTAA
- the fusA gene encoding elongation factor G yields the protein MSRKVPLDRYRNIGIMAHIDAGKTTTTERILFYTGKSYKIGEVHDGAATMDWMEQEQERGITITSAATTCAWKDHQINIIDTPGHVDFTIEVERSLRVLDGAVTVFDSVAGVEPQSETVWRQADKYGVPRICFVNKMDRTGADFYRCVDMIVSRLGAVPLVTQLPIGSESDFAGVVDLIKMKAIVWKNENLGAEFEYLDIPADLADKAAQYRQDLVELAVEQDDAAMEAYLEGAEPDEALLNTCIRKGTLNSAFVPILCGTAFKNKGVQPLLDAVIDYLPAPTDVPAIRGIKAGTEEEIERNNSDDEPFAALAFKIMNDPFVGSLTFIRVYSGVLETGTSVQNTVKDKRERVGRMLLMHSNSREDIKECRAGDIVALAGLKDTTTGDTLCDPSSKVILERMEFPDPVIQVAVEPKTKADQEKMGVALSRLAAEDPSFRVASDIESGQTVISGMGELHLDIIVDRMKREFKVEANVGAPQVAYRETISKEHDVDYTHKKQSGGSGQFARVKIKFEPGEVGSGFVFESKIVGGNVPKEYIPGVEKGLKSACDTGVIAGFPVIDFKATLFDGAYHDVDSSVLAFEIAARAAFREGMRAAGPKLLEPVMAVEVVTPEEYMGDIIGDLNSRRGQVNDMEQRGNARVVTAMVPLANMFGYINTLRSMSQGRAQYSMQFSNYSEVPQAVAAEIQTKLAG from the coding sequence ATGTCTCGTAAAGTACCTCTCGATCGCTATCGCAATATCGGCATCATGGCGCACATTGACGCCGGCAAGACGACGACGACGGAGCGCATTCTTTTTTATACCGGAAAATCCTACAAGATCGGCGAAGTTCACGACGGCGCCGCGACCATGGATTGGATGGAGCAGGAGCAAGAGCGCGGCATCACGATCACGTCGGCCGCGACGACCTGCGCGTGGAAAGATCATCAAATCAATATTATCGACACCCCGGGACACGTCGATTTCACCATCGAGGTCGAACGCTCATTGCGCGTGCTCGACGGTGCGGTGACGGTTTTCGATTCGGTCGCCGGCGTCGAGCCGCAGTCCGAAACGGTGTGGCGTCAGGCCGATAAGTATGGCGTTCCGCGGATTTGTTTCGTCAACAAAATGGACCGCACCGGCGCCGATTTTTATCGCTGTGTCGATATGATCGTCAGCCGCCTGGGCGCGGTTCCGCTTGTCACCCAACTGCCGATCGGTTCCGAATCGGATTTTGCCGGCGTCGTCGATCTGATCAAGATGAAGGCGATCGTTTGGAAGAACGAGAACCTGGGCGCCGAGTTCGAGTATCTCGATATCCCGGCCGATCTTGCCGACAAGGCGGCGCAGTATCGCCAGGACCTGGTCGAGCTTGCCGTCGAGCAAGACGATGCCGCGATGGAGGCCTACCTCGAAGGCGCCGAGCCCGACGAGGCGCTCCTCAACACATGTATCCGCAAGGGCACGTTGAACAGCGCCTTCGTCCCGATTTTGTGTGGGACGGCGTTTAAGAACAAGGGCGTGCAGCCACTTCTCGATGCGGTCATCGACTATCTTCCCGCGCCGACCGACGTGCCTGCGATCAGGGGCATCAAGGCGGGCACCGAAGAAGAGATCGAGCGCAACAATTCCGATGACGAGCCTTTCGCGGCGCTGGCGTTCAAGATTATGAACGATCCGTTCGTCGGCTCGTTGACCTTCATTCGCGTCTATTCCGGTGTTTTGGAGACGGGAACGTCGGTTCAAAATACGGTTAAGGACAAGCGCGAGCGTGTCGGCCGGATGTTGTTGATGCACTCCAACTCTCGTGAGGACATCAAGGAATGCCGCGCCGGCGACATCGTCGCCCTGGCCGGACTGAAAGACACCACGACCGGCGATACCCTGTGCGATCCGTCGTCCAAGGTAATCTTGGAACGGATGGAATTCCCCGATCCTGTGATTCAGGTCGCCGTCGAGCCGAAGACCAAGGCCGATCAGGAAAAAATGGGCGTCGCGTTGTCGCGTTTGGCGGCGGAAGATCCGTCCTTCCGCGTCGCTTCCGATATCGAAAGCGGACAGACCGTTATTTCCGGCATGGGCGAGCTTCATCTCGATATCATCGTCGATCGCATGAAGCGCGAATTCAAGGTCGAGGCCAATGTCGGCGCGCCGCAAGTGGCGTATCGGGAAACCATCTCGAAAGAGCATGACGTCGATTACACCCATAAAAAGCAGTCGGGCGGTTCGGGGCAGTTCGCGCGCGTCAAGATCAAATTCGAGCCCGGCGAGGTCGGTTCCGGGTTCGTCTTCGAAAGCAAGATCGTCGGCGGCAACGTGCCCAAGGAATATATCCCCGGAGTCGAAAAAGGCCTCAAGAGCGCCTGCGATACGGGCGTCATCGCCGGTTTCCCGGTGATCGACTTCAAGGCGACCCTGTTCGATGGCGCCTACCATGACGTGGACTCGAGCGTTCTCGCCTTTGAGATCGCCGCCCGCGCGGCCTTCCGCGAGGGTATGCGGGCGGCCGGGCCGAAACTTCTTGAGCCGGTGATGGCGGTCGAAGTCGTCACGCCCGAGGAATACATGGGGGACATCATCGGCGACCTTAATTCGCGCCGCGGTCAGGTGAACGATATGGAGCAGCGCGGTAACGCCCGCGTCGTCACGGCGATGGTGCCGCTGGCGAATATGTTCGGGTATATCAACACCTTGCGTTCGATGTCTCAGGGCCGCGCCCAATACAGCATGCAATTTTCCAATTATTCCGAAGTGCCCCAGGCGGTCGCTGCGGAAATTCAGACCAAACTCGCCGGCTGA
- the tuf gene encoding elongation factor Tu: MGKAKFERTKPHCNIGTIGHVDHGKTSLTAAITKVLAESGGAEFSAYADIDKAPEERARGITISTAHVEYETESRHYAHVDCPGHADYVKNMITGAAQMDGAILVVSAADGPMPQTREHILLARQVGVPAIVVFMNKVDQVDDEELLELVEMEIRELLSSYDFPGDDIPIIKGSALAALEDSDAATGREAILELMKAVDDYIPQPERPKDKPFLMPIEDVFSISGRGTVVTGRVESGVIKVGEEIEIVGLRDTQKTTCTGVEMFRKLLDQGEAGDNVGVLLRGTKREDVERGQVLAKPGSITPHTKFEAEAYILTKDEGGRHTPFFSNYRPQFYFRTTDVTGSVALPDGVEMVMPGDNIQMTVELIAPIAMDEGLRFAIREGGRTVGAGVVAKVIA; the protein is encoded by the coding sequence ATGGGTAAGGCAAAATTTGAGCGTACGAAGCCGCATTGCAACATCGGCACGATTGGCCACGTTGACCACGGCAAGACGTCGTTGACGGCGGCGATCACGAAGGTTTTGGCGGAGAGCGGCGGGGCCGAGTTTTCGGCGTACGCGGACATCGACAAGGCGCCGGAAGAGCGTGCGCGCGGGATCACGATTTCGACGGCGCACGTTGAGTACGAGACGGAGAGCCGTCACTATGCGCACGTTGACTGCCCTGGTCACGCCGATTACGTGAAGAACATGATCACGGGCGCGGCGCAGATGGACGGGGCGATTTTGGTTGTTTCGGCGGCCGACGGTCCGATGCCTCAGACCCGCGAGCACATTTTGTTGGCGCGTCAGGTTGGCGTTCCCGCGATTGTTGTTTTCATGAACAAGGTTGATCAGGTTGACGACGAGGAGCTTCTTGAGCTTGTCGAGATGGAAATCCGCGAACTTCTTTCGTCGTATGATTTTCCGGGCGACGATATTCCGATCATCAAGGGTTCGGCGTTGGCGGCGCTTGAAGATAGCGACGCGGCGACGGGTCGCGAAGCGATTTTGGAGCTGATGAAGGCGGTTGACGACTACATTCCGCAGCCGGAGCGTCCGAAGGACAAGCCGTTCCTGATGCCGATCGAAGACGTGTTTTCGATTTCGGGCCGTGGCACGGTAGTGACGGGCCGCGTCGAGAGCGGCGTGATCAAGGTTGGCGAGGAGATCGAGATTGTCGGTCTTCGCGACACGCAGAAGACGACGTGCACGGGCGTTGAAATGTTCCGCAAGCTTCTCGATCAGGGTGAGGCGGGGGACAACGTCGGCGTTCTTTTGCGCGGCACCAAGCGCGAGGACGTGGAGCGCGGTCAGGTCCTGGCGAAGCCGGGTTCGATCACGCCGCACACCAAATTCGAGGCGGAAGCATACATTCTGACGAAGGACGAAGGGGGACGTCACACGCCGTTCTTCAGCAACTACCGTCCTCAGTTTTACTTCCGCACGACGGACGTGACCGGTTCGGTGGCGCTTCCCGACGGTGTCGAGATGGTGATGCCGGGCGACAACATCCAGATGACGGTGGAGCTGATCGCTCCGATCGCCATGGATGAGGGCCTGCGCTTCGCGATCCGCGAAGGCGGACGCACCGTCGGCGCCGGCGTCGTCGCCAAGGTGATCGCTTAA
- the rpsJ gene encoding 30S ribosomal protein S10 has translation MDNQNIRIRLKAFDHRVLDQSASEIVNTARRTGAQVRGPIPLPTKIEKFTVLRSPHIDKKSREQFEIRTHKRVLDIVDPTPQTVDALMKLDLAAGVDVEIKL, from the coding sequence ATGGATAATCAAAATATCCGCATCCGACTTAAGGCTTTCGATCACCGTGTGCTCGATCAGTCGGCCAGCGAGATCGTCAATACGGCGCGCAGAACGGGTGCGCAGGTGCGCGGGCCTATACCCCTGCCGACCAAGATCGAGAAATTTACGGTTTTGCGGTCGCCGCACATTGATAAGAAGTCGCGTGAGCAGTTTGAGATCCGCACCCACAAGCGCGTTCTCGACATTGTCGATCCGACGCCGCAGACGGTCGATGCGCTGATGAAGCTCGACCTCGCCGCTGGTGTCGATGTTGAGATTAAGTTGTAA
- the rplC gene encoding 50S ribosomal protein L3, with the protein MRTGLIAQKIGMSRLFKDDGTHVPVTVLKVDGCQVVAQKMNEKDGYTALQLGVGAAKAKRMTKALRGHFAKAKVEPKRKLAEFRISEDAMIEVGAELIPSHFVEGQYVDVVGTTIGKGFAGAMKRHNFGGLRASHGVSISHRSHGSTGQCQDPGKVFKGKKMAGHMGAVRVTAQNLEVVSSDDARGLLLVKGAVPGSKGGYLLISDAVKKVAPEGLPFPGGVRTQDVAASDAPLDADQASAVADEAETKE; encoded by the coding sequence ATGCGTACCGGTTTGATTGCGCAGAAGATTGGCATGTCGCGCCTTTTCAAGGACGACGGAACGCACGTTCCGGTCACCGTTCTTAAGGTTGACGGCTGCCAAGTCGTTGCGCAAAAAATGAACGAAAAGGACGGCTATACGGCCCTGCAACTCGGTGTCGGCGCCGCCAAGGCGAAGCGCATGACCAAGGCTTTGCGCGGCCATTTCGCCAAGGCGAAGGTCGAGCCCAAGCGCAAACTGGCCGAGTTCCGGATTTCCGAGGACGCCATGATCGAGGTCGGGGCCGAGCTTATCCCATCGCATTTTGTCGAAGGACAGTATGTCGATGTCGTCGGCACCACCATCGGTAAGGGGTTCGCCGGCGCCATGAAGCGTCATAACTTCGGTGGGCTTCGGGCTTCGCATGGCGTGTCGATTTCGCACCGTTCGCACGGTTCGACCGGTCAATGTCAGGATCCCGGCAAGGTCTTCAAAGGCAAAAAGATGGCCGGACACATGGGCGCCGTTCGGGTGACCGCGCAGAACCTTGAGGTCGTCTCTTCGGACGATGCACGCGGTCTGTTGCTGGTCAAGGGCGCGGTTCCCGGATCCAAGGGCGGATATCTGTTGATTTCGGACGCCGTCAAGAAGGTCGCTCCGGAAGGACTTCCCTTTCCGGGGGGCGTGCGCACCCAGGACGTTGCGGCGAGCGATGCGCCGCTTGACGCAGACCAGGCGTCGGCCGTGGCCGACGAAGCCGAGACAAAGGAATAA
- the rplD gene encoding 50S ribosomal protein L4: MKCDVISLENKKVGSVDLDETIFGLQVRADLLARAVNWQLAKRRGGTHKTKGRSEVSGGGKKPFNQKGGGRARQGTSRAPQMRGGGIVFGPTPRSYAHALPKKVRALALKTALSAKQAEGKLIIVDNVDLDAPKTGPLAKVLAGLGWGSTLLIDGASVNENFARAASNLVGVDVLPSQGANVYDILRRDTLVLTQAAVEKLVERLK, translated from the coding sequence ATGAAGTGCGACGTCATCAGTCTCGAAAACAAAAAAGTCGGCAGCGTCGATCTGGATGAGACGATTTTCGGTCTCCAGGTACGCGCCGACCTTCTGGCGCGCGCCGTTAATTGGCAACTCGCCAAGCGCCGCGGCGGAACCCATAAGACCAAGGGCCGTAGCGAAGTATCCGGTGGCGGCAAAAAGCCGTTCAACCAGAAGGGCGGCGGTCGTGCCCGTCAAGGCACCAGCCGTGCGCCGCAGATGCGTGGCGGCGGTATCGTGTTCGGACCGACGCCGCGCTCCTATGCGCACGCCCTGCCGAAGAAAGTTCGCGCCCTCGCCTTGAAGACGGCGTTGTCCGCCAAACAGGCCGAGGGGAAATTGATCATCGTCGATAATGTTGATCTGGATGCGCCGAAAACCGGACCGCTGGCCAAAGTATTGGCCGGACTGGGGTGGGGATCGACGTTGTTGATCGACGGCGCAAGCGTGAATGAGAATTTCGCCCGCGCGGCGTCCAACCTTGTCGGCGTGGATGTTCTTCCCAGCCAGGGGGCCAACGTTTACGACATTTTGCGTCGTGATACCTTGGTGCTGACCCAGGCCGCGGTGGAAAAGCTTGTGGAGCGCCTGAAATGA
- a CDS encoding 50S ribosomal protein L23, with product MRKYSGIANPTKERMYELIRQPVITEKATLVSEFNQVCFQVPLDACKPEIRAAVEFLFKVKVTAVNTLLTKGKIKRFRGRIGRRVDTKKAVVTLAEGNSIDVTTGV from the coding sequence ATGAGGAAGTACAGCGGTATCGCCAACCCCACCAAAGAGCGGATGTACGAACTTATTCGCCAGCCCGTGATCACCGAAAAAGCGACGCTCGTTTCGGAATTCAACCAGGTTTGTTTTCAGGTTCCTCTGGACGCCTGCAAGCCGGAAATTCGCGCTGCTGTCGAATTTTTGTTCAAGGTCAAAGTGACGGCCGTGAACACCTTGCTGACGAAGGGCAAGATCAAGCGCTTCCGGGGTCGTATCGGACGGCGCGTCGATACCAAAAAAGCGGTCGTTACCCTTGCCGAGGGTAATTCGATCGACGTTACGACGGGGGTTTGA
- the rplB gene encoding 50S ribosomal protein L2, whose amino-acid sequence MALKQFNPTTPSQRGLVLVDRSSLWKGKPEKTLTEGLRKKGGRNNTGRITARRIGGGHKRRYRIIDFKRDNIGVVGTVERIEYDPNRTAFIALVNYGEEKRYILAPQRLAAGDQVVSGVGSDIKPGNALPLANIPVGTIVHNVEMKQGKGGQIARSAGTYVQIVGKDQGYVQIKLSSGEVRLVRAECMATIGAVSNQDQQNIKLGKAGRKRWLGKRPSVRGVAMNPIDHPHGGGEGRTSGGRHPVTPWGKPTKGKRTRSNKKTDRLIVRRRHSKK is encoded by the coding sequence ATGGCACTTAAACAATTCAATCCCACAACGCCCAGCCAACGCGGTCTGGTCCTGGTGGATCGTTCCAGCCTCTGGAAAGGTAAGCCCGAAAAGACGCTGACCGAAGGCCTGCGTAAAAAGGGCGGACGCAACAACACCGGGCGGATTACCGCGCGGCGTATCGGCGGCGGCCACAAACGGCGCTATCGCATTATCGACTTCAAGCGCGATAACATCGGCGTGGTCGGCACCGTGGAACGGATCGAGTACGATCCCAATCGCACCGCCTTTATCGCCCTGGTCAACTATGGCGAGGAAAAGCGCTACATTCTGGCGCCGCAGCGGCTGGCCGCGGGCGATCAGGTCGTCAGCGGCGTCGGTTCGGACATTAAGCCCGGCAACGCATTGCCGTTGGCGAACATCCCGGTCGGCACGATCGTGCACAACGTCGAGATGAAACAAGGCAAGGGCGGGCAGATCGCTCGCTCCGCGGGGACCTACGTGCAGATCGTCGGCAAGGATCAGGGCTATGTCCAGATCAAGCTGAGTTCCGGCGAGGTGCGCCTGGTTCGCGCCGAATGCATGGCCACGATTGGGGCCGTATCCAATCAGGACCAACAGAACATCAAGTTGGGCAAAGCCGGCCGCAAGCGGTGGCTGGGCAAACGCCCGAGCGTTCGAGGCGTCGCCATGAACCCGATCGATCACCCCCATGGTGGCGGTGAGGGCCGGACTTCCGGTGGCCGCCATCCCGTCACGCCGTGGGGCAAGCCGACCAAGGGCAAGCGCACGCGTAGCAACAAAAAGACGGATCGCCTGATTGTGCGCCGCCGTCACAGCAAGAAGTAA
- the rpsS gene encoding 30S ribosomal protein S19 yields the protein MPRSVTKGPFVDSYLLKKADDARASGRNQVIKTWSRRSTVLPQFVGLTFGVYNGRKFIPVLVTEDMIGHKMGEFSPTRTFAGHIADKKGKRG from the coding sequence GTGCCTCGTTCCGTCACTAAGGGCCCCTTCGTGGACTCCTATCTGCTTAAAAAAGCCGATGATGCGCGCGCCTCCGGGCGCAACCAGGTCATCAAAACGTGGTCGCGCCGTTCGACGGTTCTGCCGCAGTTTGTCGGCCTGACCTTCGGCGTCTACAACGGACGCAAGTTTATCCCGGTCCTGGTGACCGAGGATATGATCGGCCATAAAATGGGTGAATTTTCGCCGACCCGCACCTTTGCCGGCCATATCGCCGACAAAAAAGGCAAGAGGGGATAA
- the rplV gene encoding 50S ribosomal protein L22, which translates to MGKKAFVSQLADTEAMASSKMIRTSAQKLNVVAGFIRGKSCERALGDLTFSKRRVAGEVKKVLEAAIANAENNHQLDVDRLYVAEATVGRAMVMKRWRARARGRTGRIMKPFSNLRVIVREREETV; encoded by the coding sequence ATGGGTAAGAAAGCCTTTGTCAGCCAGCTTGCCGATACGGAAGCGATGGCATCGTCGAAGATGATCCGCACCAGCGCGCAAAAGCTGAATGTGGTCGCTGGATTTATTCGCGGCAAAAGCTGCGAACGCGCCTTGGGGGATTTGACGTTCTCCAAGCGTAGGGTCGCCGGCGAAGTAAAAAAAGTCCTGGAGGCCGCGATCGCCAACGCCGAGAACAACCATCAACTCGACGTTGACCGCCTTTATGTCGCCGAGGCCACCGTGGGCCGCGCGATGGTCATGAAACGCTGGCGCGCCCGTGCGCGTGGCCGTACGGGGCGGATCATGAAACCGTTTAGCAATTTGCGCGTCATCGTACGTGAACGAGAGGAAACTGTCTGA
- the rpsC gene encoding 30S ribosomal protein S3: MGHKINPIGFRVGVIRTWDSRWYGQDQSYGVMLHEDLKIRTYLKKRLAQASVSKIVIERPAKKARVTIHSARPGVIIGKKGADIEKLRQEVSKITGSEVHVNIVEIRKPEIDAQLVADGIAQQLERRVSIRRAMKRAVQSAMRLGAEGIRVNCAGRLGGAEIARTVWYREGRVPLHTLRADVDYGVSTAHTTYGACGVKVWIYKGEILAHDPMAVDKRAQDQQPSR; this comes from the coding sequence ATGGGACATAAAATTAATCCGATCGGCTTTCGCGTCGGCGTCATTCGCACCTGGGATTCGCGCTGGTATGGTCAGGATCAAAGCTATGGCGTGATGCTTCACGAGGATCTCAAGATCCGCACGTACCTAAAAAAGCGCCTGGCGCAGGCGAGCGTTTCGAAAATCGTTATCGAACGCCCGGCGAAAAAAGCCCGTGTGACGATCCACAGCGCGCGGCCCGGCGTCATTATCGGCAAGAAGGGCGCGGACATCGAAAAGCTGCGCCAGGAAGTTTCTAAAATTACGGGTTCCGAAGTTCACGTAAATATCGTAGAAATCCGCAAGCCTGAAATTGACGCCCAATTGGTCGCCGACGGAATCGCCCAGCAACTGGAACGCCGCGTTTCCATTCGCCGCGCCATGAAGCGCGCCGTGCAGTCCGCGATGCGCCTCGGCGCCGAAGGCATTCGGGTCAATTGCGCCGGACGTTTGGGCGGCGCCGAGATCGCGCGCACGGTGTGGTACCGCGAAGGCCGGGTGCCTTTGCACACGTTGCGCGCCGATGTCGATTATGGCGTATCCACGGCGCACACCACGTATGGCGCTTGTGGCGTCAAGGTATGGATCTATAAGGGCGAAATTTTGGCCCACGATCCGATGGCGGTTGATAAACGCGCCCAGGACCAACAGCCGAGCCGCTGA
- the rplP gene encoding 50S ribosomal protein L16, whose protein sequence is MLSPKRTKYRKQHKGRIHGVAKGGFTLNFGTYGLKATSPERLTARQIEAARRAMTRHMKRAGRVWIRIFPDVPVSSKPAEVRQGKGKGSPEFWAARIKPGRIMFEVDGVPYDVAKRAFELAAAKLPIGTRMVTRLGEED, encoded by the coding sequence ATGCTGAGCCCAAAGCGTACGAAATATCGCAAGCAGCACAAAGGCCGCATCCATGGCGTCGCCAAGGGTGGCTTTACACTGAATTTTGGCACCTACGGCCTGAAGGCGACATCGCCGGAGCGCCTGACGGCACGCCAGATCGAGGCTGCTCGTCGCGCCATGACGCGCCACATGAAGCGTGCCGGTCGCGTGTGGATTCGGATTTTTCCCGATGTTCCGGTTTCGAGCAAGCCCGCCGAAGTCCGTCAAGGTAAGGGTAAGGGGTCGCCTGAGTTTTGGGCGGCGCGCATTAAACCCGGTCGGATCATGTTTGAGGTTGACGGCGTGCCCTACGATGTCGCAAAACGCGCCTTCGAGCTGGCCGCCGCTAAATTGCCGATCGGGACCCGCATGGTCACCCGCCTTGGCGAGGAGGACTGA
- the rpmC gene encoding 50S ribosomal protein L29, whose translation MKAQDLRPKSDDELKDQLLDRRKESFNLRFQAASGQLENTARRRQVKRDIARIKTLLNERAKSA comes from the coding sequence ATGAAAGCCCAAGATCTGCGACCGAAAAGCGACGACGAGCTGAAAGATCAGCTTTTGGACCGGCGCAAGGAATCTTTTAATTTACGTTTTCAGGCGGCCAGTGGGCAGCTCGAAAACACGGCGCGTCGGCGCCAGGTCAAGCGTGACATCGCGCGTATTAAGACTTTATTGAACGAACGCGCGAAGTCCGCGTAA
- the rpsQ gene encoding 30S ribosomal protein S17 — MPRRVMQGVVVSDKMDKTVTVLVERKVMHPLYKKFIRKSKKYAAHDETNVCKTGDLVKIRECKPISKRKVWEVVTESA, encoded by the coding sequence ATGCCGAGGCGTGTAATGCAAGGAGTCGTGGTCAGCGACAAAATGGATAAGACCGTAACGGTTTTGGTCGAACGCAAAGTAATGCACCCGCTTTACAAAAAGTTCATCCGTAAATCCAAGAAATATGCTGCTCACGATGAAACGAATGTTTGCAAGACCGGTGATTTGGTTAAGATCCGCGAATGCAAGCCCATCTCCAAGCGTAAGGTTTGGGAAGTCGTCACCGAGTCCGCTTAA
- the rplN gene encoding 50S ribosomal protein L14, whose protein sequence is MIQVETNLEVADNSGARKVQCIKVLGGSKRKYASVGDVIVVSVKEAIPRGRVKKGEVARAVVVRTAKDVKRADGSSIRFDSNAAVLINKQGEPVGTRIFGPVTRELRSKKYMKIISLAPEVL, encoded by the coding sequence ATGATCCAGGTGGAAACCAATCTGGAGGTAGCTGACAATTCCGGAGCGCGCAAAGTCCAATGCATTAAGGTGCTGGGCGGATCTAAGCGTAAATATGCTTCGGTGGGCGACGTTATCGTCGTCTCCGTCAAGGAAGCCATCCCGCGCGGCCGCGTCAAGAAGGGCGAAGTCGCCCGCGCTGTCGTCGTGCGTACCGCGAAGGATGTCAAACGAGCCGACGGTTCGTCGATTCGTTTCGACAGCAATGCCGCCGTGCTGATCAACAAGCAGGGCGAGCCGGTCGGCACGCGTATTTTTGGCCCCGTGACTCGTGAGTTGCGGTCCAAGAAATACATGAAAATCATTTCGCTGGCCCCCGAGGTGTTGTGA
- the rplX gene encoding 50S ribosomal protein L24 has product MATKLKIKKGDRVVVTTGRSKGKIGEVLRVEPKDNRAVVQGVNTVKRHTRPSQTEAGGIIEKEAPIAVSNLAIADPSDDKPTRVGFKVLEDGRKVRFAKRSGEVIDK; this is encoded by the coding sequence ATGGCGACGAAACTGAAAATTAAAAAAGGCGATCGCGTGGTGGTCACCACCGGCCGCAGCAAGGGTAAGATCGGCGAGGTTCTGCGCGTCGAGCCGAAAGACAATCGCGCCGTCGTTCAGGGTGTCAACACGGTGAAGCGCCACACGCGTCCGAGCCAGACCGAGGCCGGTGGAATTATTGAAAAAGAAGCGCCGATCGCCGTTTCCAATCTCGCCATCGCCGATCCTTCCGACGATAAGCCGACCCGTGTCGGCTTTAAGGTTCTCGAAGACGGTCGCAAGGTGCGTTTCGCCAAGCGCTCCGGCGAAGTCATCGACAAGTGA